From the Hallerella porci genome, one window contains:
- a CDS encoding CCA tRNA nucleotidyltransferase — MNFEQIKKDIPARLMQIAERICAAGGRCYLVGGFVRDAILGRSSRDFDVEVYDIEQETLLKILRDFGKPNLVGKAFGVVHLMTRGLELDFSFPRTESKVGEGHRGFLVQTHLHLSFQEAARRRDFTVNAMGLSLPNLELSDPYSGKEDLEKKILRHVSDAFAEDSLRVLRGVQFASRFSLTLAPETAALCRGLSLADLSSERIFEEFKKWLLKPGRPSLGLKAFREMNLERFFPEIRGLGSENSDEKLGELLDRISEKLPRLSDLMQQEILAFTALLSGAENGQAVTAFLSRITNEVQLLKKSPILFAFIPQMISSAENPEENFNAEFLRRASVKLGGLNLAHLYLQSSPLLSDVKSQEASQIFEERARALGVFENAPEPLLRGSDLIQMGLKPGRLFGEIIKEEFELQLQGKIQTAEEAKEFAVKKIGTKN, encoded by the coding sequence ATGAATTTTGAACAAATTAAAAAAGATATTCCCGCACGCCTCATGCAAATTGCAGAACGGATTTGCGCTGCGGGCGGTCGCTGTTATCTCGTCGGCGGATTTGTGCGCGATGCCATTCTCGGGCGTTCTTCTCGGGATTTCGACGTCGAAGTTTACGACATTGAACAAGAAACTTTGCTAAAAATTTTGCGGGATTTTGGAAAACCGAATTTAGTCGGGAAAGCTTTCGGCGTGGTGCATTTAATGACCCGCGGGCTCGAACTCGATTTTTCTTTTCCGCGGACCGAAAGCAAAGTGGGCGAAGGCCACCGTGGATTTTTGGTGCAAACGCATTTGCATTTGTCTTTTCAAGAAGCCGCGCGTCGCCGCGATTTTACGGTGAATGCGATGGGACTTTCGCTTCCGAATTTGGAACTTTCGGATCCGTATTCGGGCAAAGAAGATTTAGAAAAGAAAATTTTGCGCCATGTTTCCGATGCCTTTGCCGAAGATTCTCTGCGGGTTTTGCGGGGCGTTCAATTTGCATCGCGATTTTCTCTTACACTTGCTCCCGAAACCGCAGCACTTTGCCGCGGGCTTTCACTCGCCGACCTTTCTTCGGAGCGCATTTTTGAAGAATTTAAAAAGTGGCTTTTAAAACCGGGACGTCCGAGTCTTGGGCTCAAAGCATTCCGTGAAATGAATTTAGAACGTTTCTTTCCCGAAATTCGCGGGCTCGGTTCTGAAAATTCCGACGAAAAACTCGGCGAATTATTGGATCGCATTTCAGAAAAATTGCCGCGGCTTTCGGATTTAATGCAACAAGAAATTTTGGCGTTTACCGCATTACTTTCGGGCGCAGAAAATGGTCAAGCGGTGACCGCATTCCTTTCGCGCATTACAAATGAAGTGCAACTGTTAAAGAAATCGCCGATTCTTTTTGCATTTATTCCGCAGATGATTTCTAGCGCCGAAAATCCCGAAGAAAATTTTAACGCCGAATTTTTGCGTCGCGCTTCCGTCAAACTCGGCGGCTTAAATCTCGCGCATCTTTATCTGCAATCTTCACCGCTTTTAAGCGATGTCAAATCGCAAGAAGCGTCACAAATTTTTGAAGAACGCGCTCGCGCTCTCGGCGTTTTCGAAAATGCGCCCGAGCCACTTCTCCGCGGCAGCGATTTAATTCAAATGGGTCTCAAACCCGGCCGCCTTTTTGGCGAAATCATCAAAGAAGAATTTGAATTGCAACTGCAAGGCAAAATCCAAACCGCCGAAGAAGCGAAAGAATTTGCCGTGAAAAAAATAGGAACGAAGAATTAA
- a CDS encoding RNA polymerase sigma factor: protein MVHIQRPLQNTDVLRLWNKHQFQIYKLCFSKIRKKELLHDVMQNIYIRLHTHFHQVCLLENPWAWLMRVAENECNDELRRLMRAEEGCKHFYHYFHSLVKRERKREQTAKHLNFLLEKIPPQYGTLVELHYLKGFSIAELSDISGCTRAAVSKRLLLSVDMIRRKTENLVKKS from the coding sequence ATGGTCCATATTCAGAGACCGCTTCAAAATACCGACGTGCTTAGACTTTGGAATAAACATCAGTTTCAAATTTACAAATTGTGTTTTAGTAAAATTCGAAAAAAAGAGTTGCTACACGATGTGATGCAAAATATTTACATTCGTTTGCATACGCATTTTCATCAAGTTTGTCTTTTAGAAAATCCGTGGGCTTGGTTAATGCGAGTTGCAGAAAATGAATGCAATGACGAACTCCGCCGTTTGATGCGAGCCGAAGAAGGCTGCAAACATTTTTATCATTATTTTCATTCGTTGGTCAAGCGCGAACGGAAGCGGGAACAAACTGCGAAACACTTGAATTTCTTGCTGGAAAAAATTCCGCCACAATATGGAACTTTGGTGGAATTGCATTACCTCAAAGGTTTTTCCATTGCAGAATTGTCGGATATTTCGGGGTGCACGAGGGCCGCAGTGAGCAAAAGACTTCTTTTATCTGTCGATATGATTCGACGAAAAACGGAAAATTTGGTCAAAAAGTCCTGA